A window of Dehalobacter sp. genomic DNA:
CATACTGGCTTTCCACCAACTTCAAATGGCTTTAGCAAAGAACGGTTGGCACCCCAGACCCCAACCATAATCATGATAAAGCCCAGCCCGCCAAAGAGCAAAAAACGAATCGGGCGGTCCAGAAAACGCAAGGAGAGAACTGCCAGAATCGGAGTGAGTAACTCGCTTGTGGTTGACCGATAATAATCCAGAATTACCACAGCCATGCCCAAGCCAAGCAGCATGGCACCGATAACAGTCAGTCCCAACCAGCGTTTGTATCCGGTACCAGGCGACAACCAACGCGATTCATGTTTGATTCTGAGAAAAAAACGCTTCAGCCAATTCGTTTTTATTATGGGGGTCATAATTAAATTGATAATAGCAGGATTATTTCCAAACGTCAACGGAAAAAGCGCAAGGCGTGGTATCTATCAGCGAAGATTTGCGTCAATAATATACCAGCACCAGGTCCACGTCCGAAGCTGATAGCGCCCTAAATTGCTCTGATACCAAAACAAACACAAATGGTATAGACAACGATCTACTAAAAAAATGGAATGAGTATAATATTCATTATCTCCAAAGATAGTCTTTATCTTTTCTGGTTCTCTTGTCGTATGGATAAAAAAGGAGCCATCTGATGTCTGATTTCCCTTACTGGGCACTTTCAATTGAAACAGTTTTGGAAAGACTGCAATCATCGCCCAATGGTCTAAGCACCACCGCAGCCGAAAAATTGATCAAGAAATACGGTCTTAATCAGATTCAAAGCCATGAAAGGGTCACAACTTTCAAGCTCTTTCTGAGTCAGTTTAGAAGCCCGATCATGTTAATCCTGCTCGTTGCTGTGGTGATATCTGCCTTTTTAAAGGACTGGACAGATGCAGGGATTATTATCCTGATTGTTTTAGGAAGCGCCTTATTGAGTTTTTTTCAGGAATACAACGCATCGAATGCCGCAGCAAAACTGAAAGAACAGCTTTCCTTCAATTCCAAGGTCATGCGGGATGGTCAGGTCGTTACCTTACCAAGTGAAAACATTGTTCCAGGTGATATTGTCATGCTTTCTGCCGGTAGTCTGATCCCAGCAGATGGGTTGATTTTGAGTGTTAATGATTTCTTCGTCAATCAAGCTCTTCTCACTGGAGAAACTCTGCCGGTTGAAAAGCGACCTGGACAATGCATGGAAGACACGAACCTGCAGAATCGTTCTAACGTAGTGTTCATGGGCACCAGCGTTCGTAGCGGCTCTGCAAATGTTGTTATCACCGGGACTGGTCGGGCGACTGAGTTTGGTCAGATAGCAGACCGATTGAACCTGCGACCACCTGAGACTGAGTTTGAAACTGGCATCAAACACTTTGGTTTCCTTCTCACAGAAGTCATGTTGATTTTGGTGATTGGGATTTTCTTTTTCAATGTGCTTCTGAACAAACCTGTTTTTAATTCACTCTTATTCTCGATTGCCCTGGCTGTTGGGCTCACCCCCCAACTTCTACCGGCAATTATTAACATGAACCTATCCAAAGGCTCTCAACAAATGGGGAAGAGTGGTGTTATCGTACGGCGTCTTGAGGCAATAGAGAACTTCGGCAGTATGGATATTCTCTGCACCGACAAAACGGGCACCCTCACTGAAGGAGTCGTGCAACTAAATGGCGTGGTCGATGTGCAAGGACTTCCATCAGAAAAGTTACGACTACTTGCGCGGCTAAATGCGTCCTTGCAGACAGGCATAGCCAATCCTTTGGATGATGCCATTATCGCCCAGGAAGATCCTGGAGCAGAACAATACGATAAAGTTGATGAGATCCCTTATGACTTTATCCGTAAGCGCCTAAGCATTGTTGTCCGGGATAACACCAATTTAAGAACCATGATTACAAAAGGCGCACTGCTGAACGTACTGGAGATATGCAGTCAGGTTGAGGTGCAAGGCAAACCAATACCTCTTGAATCTGATAATCTTGCTGATATCAACCAGCGGTTCGAAAATTGGAGTGAGCAAGGTTATCGCGTTTTGGGTATTGCTACTCGTAACATGGGAACAGAACGGCTTGATTTTCGAACTGAAGACGAACAAGACATGTGTTTCATGGGTTTCCTCCTTTTCCTGGATCCACCGAAAAAAGGCATAAAAGAAACCCTGGAAGGTCTAGAAAAAATGGGGGTGAACCTCAAGATCATCACTGGTGACAACAAACTGGTTTCCCGTCATATAAGCCAGGCAATTGGTTTGACGGATGAAAAACTGATCACAGGTGATGAGCTACACCATACAAGCGATGAAGCTCTCATGCACGTTGTTGAGAATTACACAATTTTTGCTGAAGTAGACCCA
This region includes:
- the mgtA gene encoding magnesium-translocating P-type ATPase, which translates into the protein MSDFPYWALSIETVLERLQSSPNGLSTTAAEKLIKKYGLNQIQSHERVTTFKLFLSQFRSPIMLILLVAVVISAFLKDWTDAGIIILIVLGSALLSFFQEYNASNAAAKLKEQLSFNSKVMRDGQVVTLPSENIVPGDIVMLSAGSLIPADGLILSVNDFFVNQALLTGETLPVEKRPGQCMEDTNLQNRSNVVFMGTSVRSGSANVVITGTGRATEFGQIADRLNLRPPETEFETGIKHFGFLLTEVMLILVIGIFFFNVLLNKPVFNSLLFSIALAVGLTPQLLPAIINMNLSKGSQQMGKSGVIVRRLEAIENFGSMDILCTDKTGTLTEGVVQLNGVVDVQGLPSEKLRLLARLNASLQTGIANPLDDAIIAQEDPGAEQYDKVDEIPYDFIRKRLSIVVRDNTNLRTMITKGALLNVLEICSQVEVQGKPIPLESDNLADINQRFENWSEQGYRVLGIATRNMGTERLDFRTEDEQDMCFMGFLLFLDPPKKGIKETLEGLEKMGVNLKIITGDNKLVSRHISQAIGLTDEKLITGDELHHTSDEALMHVVENYTIFAEVDPNQKERIILALKKRGHVVGYMGDGINDAPSLHSADVGISVANAVDVAKEAADFVLLKQDLNVLKEGILQGRKTFANTLKYIFMATSANFGNMFSMAGASLILPFLPMLPKQVLMINFLTDLPEMTIASDNVDGEVIKGPRRMDIKFIRRFMFTFGLLSSIFDYATFFVLMYVMKANQQVFQTGWFIESILSASFIVFAVRTRLPIFRSKPSSAMVMMTVLVAGITVALPYSKVGPLLGFVPLPFHYIALIAGIVLLYMLAAELVKKWFYHNIKNA